One part of the Papilio machaon chromosome 5, ilPapMach1.1, whole genome shotgun sequence genome encodes these proteins:
- the LOC106708863 gene encoding T-complex protein 1 subunit beta gives MVSLNPIRILKNEAEEEKAEIARMSSFIGAIAIGDLVKSTLGPKGMDKILVSSGRNAGQVEVTNDGATILKSIGIDNPAAKILVDMSKVQDDEVGDGTTSVTVLAAELLREAEKLIEQKLHPQTIIAGWRIASAAAKQALAEASYDHTTNMNEASLRADLEKIARTTLSSKILSNHKEHFTKLAVDAVLRLKGSGNLKAIQIMKISGGLLEESFLDEGFLLNKKVGVHQPKRIENANILIANTPMDTDKIKIFGSVIKVDSMAKIAELEVAEKEKMKDKVNKILAHKCNVFINRQLIYNYPEQLFADAGVMAIEHADFDGIERLALVTGGEIVSTFDTPEKVKLGHCKLIEQVLIGDESLIRFSGVELGSACTVVIRGATQQVIDEAERSLHDALCVLAATVREPKVIFGGGASEMLMAEAASKAASRTAGKEAIAAEAFAVALRRLPSAVADNAGYDSADLIARLRAHHAQGENTMGLDMENGCVGDMKALGITESYVVKRQVLLSAAEAAEMILRVDNILKSAPRRRGPDRRPC, from the exons atg GTGTCACTAAATCCAATCAGAATACTGAAGAATGAGGCTGAAGAAGAAAAAGCAGAGATTGCTCGAATGTCTAGCTTTATTGGAGCTATAGCTATTGGAGATCTTGTAAAAAGTACTCTGGGCCCAAAGGGTATGGATAAGATTTTAGTATCTAGTGGCAGAAATGCTGGCCag GTTGAAGTAACAAATGATGGTGCTACTATATTGAAATCTATTGGAATTGACAATCCTGCTGCAAAAATTTTAGTTGACATGTCAAAAGTTCAAGATGATGAAGTTGGTGATGGCACAACATCGGTTACTGTATTAG CTGCTGAATTGCTGCGGGAGGCGGAAAAGTTGATTGAGCAGAAGCTTCATCCACAGACAATAATTGCTGGCTGGCGCATTGCTAGTGCGGCTGCAAAGCAAGCACTTGCCGAAGCCAGTTATGATCACACAACAAATATGAATGAGGCTTCTTTACGTGCTGATCTTGAAAAAATTGCTCGCACAACACTGAGCTCTAAGATTCTGTCAAATCACAAAGA GCATTTTACAAAGTTGGCAGTTGATGCAGTACTTCGTCTCAAAGGTTCTGGCAACCTTAAAGCTATACAGATTATGAAGATCAGTGGAGGTCTGTTGGAAGAATCTTTCCTAGATGAAGGTTTTCTTCTGAATAAAaag gttgGAGTGCATCAGCCAAAGCGAATTGAAAATGCAAACATTCTTATAGCCAATACACCAATGGACACcgataaaatcaaaatatttggatCTGTCATTAAGGTGGATTCTATGGCTAAAATTGCAGAGTTAGAAGTTGCTGAGAAAGAAAAGATGAAggataaagttaataaaattttggctCACAAATGTAATGTATTTATCAACAG gcaacttatttacaattacCCTGAACAATTGTTTGCTGATGCGGGTGTGATGGCGATTGAACATGCAGACTTTGACGGCATTGAGCGCTTAGCTCTCGTCACCGGTGGTGAAATTGTTTCCACATTTGATACACCCGAGAAAGTCAAACTTGGACATTGCAAACTTATTGAGCAG GTGCTTATCGGTGACGAGAGCCTAATCCGGTTCTCTGGTGTGGAGCTGGGGTCTGCCTGCACCGTGGTCATCCGCGGGGCCACACAGCAGGTCATTGACGAGGCGGAGCGCTCTTTGCACGATGCCCTCTGCGTGCTCGCTGCCACCGTCAGGGAACCAAAGGTCATCTTCGGTGGTG GTGCAAGTGAGATGTTGATGGCGGAGGCCGCATCGAAGGCGGCGTCGCGTACTGCGGGTAAGGAGGCTATCGCTGCGGAGGCTTTCGCGGTGGCGCTGCGCCGTCTGCCCTCCGCCGTAGCTGATAATGCGGGCTACGACAGTGCCGACCTCATCGCACGTCTCCGCGCACATCACGCACAAGGAGAGAACACCATGGGACTCG ACATGGAGAACGGATGCGTGGGTGACATGAAAGCGTTGGGTATAACTGAGTCGTACGTGGTGAAGCGGCAAGTTCTGCTGTCGGCTGCTGAAGCTGCAGAGATGATCCTGCGCGTAGACAACATACTGAAGTcagcgccgcgccgccgtGGTCCAGACCGCCGTCCTTGCTAA
- the LOC106708864 gene encoding synaptobrevin-1, with the protein MEEQSGTSAPRVSDKRLAQTQAKVDEVVGIMRVNVEKVLERDQKLSELDNRADALQHGAAQFEQQAGKLKRKYWWQNMKMMLIIGAIGAVLLIIIIVWATSGSSSTPAPPPPPVTEAPPAAGR; encoded by the coding sequence ATGGAAGAACAAAGTGGAACATCTGCGCCGAGGGTAAGCGATAAACGCTTGGCACAAACTCAGGCTAAAGTAGATGAAGTTGTTGGAATAATGCGTGTCAATGTTGAGAAAGTATTGGAAAGAGATCAGAAATTATCCGAACTAGACAATCGCGCAGATGCATTACAACATGGAGCTGCGCAGTTTGAACAGCAGGCCGGTAAGCTGAAAAGGAAGTACTGGTGGCAAAACATGAAGATGATGCTAATTATTGGTGCTATCGGTGCGGTTCTActtattatcattattgtgTGGGCTACATCCGGATCCAGCTCAACCCCCGCGCCACCTCCTCCACCGGTTACTGAAGCTCCTCCAGCGGCTGGTCGATAA